The following coding sequences are from one Roseofilum casamattae BLCC-M143 window:
- a CDS encoding YlqD family protein yields MDTQNLLLKRPVRIRVIVTPKWKEEIQEQLQNQLNQIDGQIQQVEMQGQSAIANMTNQNPAQIQNVQNQMNQKKNELLQQKNQLLTQLNQVQTLELEKEVDQGTMESFFTVTPGENLIQKMQVEIVLRDGVVEEIRGDI; encoded by the coding sequence ATGGATACCCAAAACCTCCTGCTCAAACGCCCCGTTCGGATTCGAGTCATTGTTACTCCTAAATGGAAAGAAGAAATCCAGGAACAACTGCAAAACCAACTGAACCAGATTGACGGCCAAATCCAACAGGTGGAGATGCAGGGGCAGAGCGCGATCGCGAATATGACGAATCAGAATCCGGCACAGATTCAGAATGTTCAAAACCAGATGAATCAGAAGAAAAACGAACTGTTGCAACAGAAGAATCAACTTCTGACTCAACTCAATCAAGTCCAAACGTTAGAGTTAGAGAAAGAAGTGGATCAAGGAACCATGGAGAGCTTTTTTACCGTGACTCCAGGGGAAAATCTGATTCAGAAAATGCAAGTTGAAATCGTGCTTCGAGATGGAGTGGTCGAAGAAATTCGAGGTGACATTTAA